A window of Xyrauchen texanus isolate HMW12.3.18 chromosome 10, RBS_HiC_50CHRs, whole genome shotgun sequence contains these coding sequences:
- the LOC127650795 gene encoding major histocompatibility complex class I-related gene protein-like has protein sequence MEKKHSLQYEYIALSTPDTFSGSVFSAVSVCDDRQISHYSHEEQDWKKSEIWRDVPELHEFRDRFLHWVNILSNCTNSKCSELHVVQRRVGCEVEKLPDGAIKYLEGFNEYQYDGEDFIAFNFNTTQWINKNPKAKETILKWDRQTIRNQIIKDQLNNCMNWISTFNNIQRTRPDVEVFAVESPQDQNKLILICLATGFYPKHLEMNMMLNGIKLDHVNSSGIRPNGDETFQLRISVEIHRNEKEGFECHVNHISVKEPVISEWGKYDHIFSIE, from the exons ATGGAGA AGAAACACTCACTCCAGTATGAGTACATTGCCCTTTCCACACCGGACACATTCTCTGGATCTGTGTTCAGTGCTGTTAGTGTGTGTGATGATAGACAGATCTCTCACTACAGTCATGAAGAACAAGACTGGAAGAAATCAGAAATCTGGAGAGATGTTCCTGAACTACATGAGTTTAGAGACAGGTTTCTACATTGGGTTAATATTCTGTCAAACTGCACAAACTCCAAGTGTTCTG AGCTTCATGTAGTTCAGAGAAGAGTTGGATGTGAGGTGGAGAAACTTCCTGATGGAGCAATCAAGTATCTGGAGGGGTTTAATGAGTATCAATATGATGGAGAAGATTTTATTGCCTTTAATTTTAACACAACACAGTGGATCAATAAAAATCCCAAAGCCAAAGAAACAATACTGAAGTGGGACCGTCAAACAATACGAAACCAAATCATCAAGGATCAACTAAACAACTGCATGAACTGGATCTCCACATTTAATAATATTCAAAGAA CTCGTCCAGATGTTGAGGTGTTTGCTGTTGAATCTCCTCAAGACCAAAACAAGTTGATTCTGATCTGTCTGGCCACTGGTTTCTACCCCAAACACCTGGAGATGAATATGATGTTGAACGGCATTAAACTGGATCATGTAAACTCTTCTGGAATCAGACCAAACGGCGATGAAACCTTTCAGCTGAGAATCAGTGTGGAGATCCACAGAAATGAGAAAGAGGGTTTTGAGTGTCATGTCAATCACATCAGTGTAAAAGAGCCGGTTATATCAGAATGgggtaaatatgatcatatcttcAGTATTGAGTGA